In a single window of the Anaerocolumna cellulosilytica genome:
- a CDS encoding rubrerythrin family protein, with protein sequence MEFQNSKTYLNLQTALENELQTNALYGLYKKRSDQEVYLEISGLFDEISRNAQFIGERLRRILNEGDTNTSQNLIDAANREGFLANTLYTDFSRIATEEGYADLASLFNGIANIKLNHYSILQTFVDNMESNQLFCKNRENLWICIGCGNIISGICAPEICPICGYPQGFYKVYGCN encoded by the coding sequence TTGGAATTTCAAAATAGTAAGACGTATCTTAACTTACAAACGGCGTTAGAAAATGAGTTACAAACAAATGCGTTATATGGTTTATATAAAAAACGGTCGGATCAAGAAGTGTATTTGGAAATCAGTGGTCTTTTTGATGAAATCTCCAGAAATGCTCAATTTATAGGTGAAAGATTGCGTCGAATACTTAATGAAGGTGATACAAATACTTCTCAAAATTTAATAGATGCAGCTAATAGGGAAGGGTTTTTAGCAAATACTTTATATACGGATTTTTCTCGTATTGCAACGGAAGAAGGTTATGCTGACTTGGCTTCTTTATTTAATGGAATTGCAAATATTAAATTAAATCACTATAGTATTCTACAGACTTTTGTGGATAATATGGAAAGTAATCAACTATTTTGTAAAAATAGAGAAAATTTATGGATTTGTATAGGCTGCGGCAATATAATTAGTGGAATATGCGCCCCGGAGATATGCCCGATATGCGGATATCCTCAAGGTTTCTATAAAGTATATGGATGCAATTAA
- a CDS encoding MarR family winged helix-turn-helix transcriptional regulator: protein MKGNHINEIHRINYLTTELESLYHQSSLKLGITDSVSIVLYSIYDAGSECLLSDIYNNSGISKQTISSAIRGLEADGILFLEQYNGRAKKVILTDKGKEYVQKTAARLYQAEMDAFDTWTEDEISTYIRLMEKYADCFRQQIEKL from the coding sequence ATGAAAGGTAATCACATTAACGAAATTCATCGAATCAACTATCTCACTACAGAACTTGAATCTCTGTATCATCAATCATCCTTAAAGCTGGGGATTACAGACAGCGTTTCCATTGTGCTGTATTCGATTTATGATGCTGGCAGCGAATGTCTGCTAAGTGATATTTATAATAACTCCGGCATCAGCAAGCAGACAATCAGTTCTGCTATCCGTGGCCTTGAAGCAGACGGTATTCTCTTTCTGGAGCAGTATAATGGCAGAGCGAAAAAAGTTATTCTGACCGATAAAGGCAAAGAGTATGTGCAAAAAACGGCTGCACGGCTCTATCAGGCAGAAATGGATGCCTTTGACACTTGGACAGAGGATGAAATCAGTACCTATATTCGATTGATGGAAAAATACGCAGACTGCTTCCGTCAGCAGATTGAGAAACTGTAA
- a CDS encoding MATE family efflux transporter, with protein MHIQLSDHFTYGKLIKFTLPSIAMMIFTSIYSVVDGFFVSNFAGKTPFAAINLIMPVLMILGTVGFMFGTGGTALVAKTYGEGEKEKANRYFSLFVYVAFAIGLVLAILGFIFIRPIASVLGAEGDLLDNCVIYARIILVALPFFVLQVMFQSFFVAAEKPQLGLVMSISSGVTNIILDAVLVLLLPQELKLSGAAIATTMAQIVGGVIPLFYFFRKNGSILRLGKTSYDGKAILQACTNGSSEFMSNISMSIIGILYNLQLIKYVGENGIAAYGVMMYVSMIFSAAFVGFSIGAAPVISYHDGAKNYAELKGLLRKSLILIGTFGVCMVISAELLAAPLSKIFVGYNAELFDLTVSGFRIFSLSFGFMGFGIFASGFFTALNDGLTSALISFLRTLVIQSGSIMLLPMIWGIDGIWISVVVAEFMAVVLGTIFLIVKRKKYNY; from the coding sequence ATGCACATTCAGCTTTCAGATCATTTTACTTATGGAAAACTTATTAAATTCACTTTGCCATCCATTGCTATGATGATTTTTACATCTATTTACAGCGTGGTGGATGGCTTCTTTGTTTCAAACTTTGCTGGTAAAACTCCTTTTGCCGCAATTAACTTAATTATGCCGGTACTGATGATTTTGGGTACAGTGGGCTTCATGTTTGGTACGGGCGGCACAGCTTTGGTAGCAAAGACCTACGGCGAAGGCGAGAAAGAAAAGGCAAACCGTTATTTTTCTTTGTTCGTGTACGTTGCTTTTGCCATTGGTTTGGTATTAGCAATACTTGGTTTCATTTTTATTCGCCCGATAGCTTCTGTTCTTGGTGCGGAGGGCGATTTACTGGATAACTGCGTCATATACGCACGAATCATTCTTGTTGCTCTGCCGTTTTTTGTGCTGCAGGTTATGTTCCAAAGTTTCTTTGTAGCAGCAGAAAAGCCACAGCTTGGTCTTGTTATGAGCATTTCATCCGGTGTGACGAACATAATACTGGATGCCGTTCTAGTACTTCTTCTCCCGCAGGAACTCAAACTCTCCGGTGCTGCCATTGCTACCACTATGGCACAGATTGTCGGCGGTGTGATTCCGTTGTTTTATTTCTTTCGGAAAAACGGCAGTATCCTGCGCCTTGGTAAGACCTCCTATGATGGTAAAGCAATTTTACAAGCCTGCACCAATGGGTCTTCTGAGTTTATGAGCAACATTTCCATGAGTATAATAGGCATTCTGTATAACCTACAGTTAATCAAATATGTCGGTGAAAATGGTATCGCAGCCTACGGAGTGATGATGTATGTCAGTATGATATTCTCGGCGGCATTTGTAGGTTTTTCTATCGGTGCCGCACCCGTAATTAGTTATCACGACGGGGCAAAAAACTATGCTGAACTCAAGGGTCTGCTCCGAAAGAGTCTAATTCTAATCGGCACATTTGGTGTTTGTATGGTTATTTCCGCAGAACTTCTTGCTGCTCCGCTCTCGAAGATTTTTGTGGGTTACAATGCTGAGTTATTTGACCTGACAGTTTCCGGTTTCCGAATCTTTTCACTGTCTTTTGGTTTTATGGGATTCGGTATTTTTGCTTCCGGTTTCTTCACCGCACTGAACGACGGTCTTACCTCAGCCCTCATTTCCTTCCTGCGTACATTGGTTATCCAAAGTGGATCCATTATGTTGCTTCCTATGATTTGGGGAATTGATGGCATTTGGATCTCTGTGGTCGTTGCAGAGTTTATGGCAGTTGTTCTTGGTACGATATTCCTGATTGTTAAACGGAAGAAGTATAACTATTGA
- a CDS encoding AraC family transcriptional regulator, which translates to MEWLTKMNEALDYIENNLTEDIDFSIVAQKACCSSYNFQRMFSFITDVPLAEYIRRRRLTQAALELQNSNAKVIDVAVKYGYDSPISFSRAFANIHGITPNEAKQSGVELKAYSKISFQISIKGEKEMNYRIETKEAFDVFGIEIVASLSGEAGFVNPAELWKQSHRNGDYEGLFNASGDLPKFIQQDLCKIHGVENYRKTEGNTFPYMLCAFISESSKTDGYKIQHIPSQTYAIFPSEKFKWDEDFNVVLRNLQKRFYSEWLPTANYERVAGANFEIYGGDKESGYIELWYPVKQSNKTK; encoded by the coding sequence ATGGAATGGTTAACGAAAATGAATGAGGCTCTTGACTATATCGAAAACAATCTAACTGAGGATATTGATTTTTCAATAGTAGCCCAAAAAGCTTGTTGTTCATCCTATAATTTTCAGCGAATGTTCTCTTTTATTACAGATGTGCCATTAGCCGAATATATACGTAGAAGACGCTTAACACAAGCGGCATTAGAATTACAAAATTCTAATGCTAAAGTAATTGATGTAGCTGTGAAATATGGATATGATTCGCCAATTTCTTTTTCCAGAGCGTTTGCAAATATCCACGGTATTACACCGAATGAAGCTAAACAATCAGGTGTAGAATTGAAAGCTTATTCCAAAATCTCCTTCCAAATTTCAATTAAAGGAGAGAAAGAAATGAATTACAGAATTGAAACAAAAGAAGCTTTTGATGTTTTTGGAATTGAAATAGTTGCATCTTTATCAGGAGAAGCTGGTTTTGTAAACCCTGCCGAATTATGGAAACAATCACATCGTAACGGTGATTACGAAGGCTTATTTAACGCATCAGGGGATTTGCCAAAATTTATTCAACAGGATTTATGTAAGATCCATGGCGTTGAAAATTACCGAAAAACAGAAGGAAATACTTTCCCTTATATGTTATGTGCCTTTATTTCTGAAAGCTCAAAAACAGACGGTTATAAAATTCAACATATACCTTCACAAACATATGCGATATTTCCATCTGAAAAATTTAAGTGGGATGAAGATTTCAATGTAGTTTTGAGAAATCTTCAAAAAAGATTCTACTCAGAATGGCTACCTACTGCCAATTATGAAAGAGTTGCTGGAGCAAATTTTGAGATATATGGTGGTGACAAAGAATCTGGTTATATTGAATTATGGTATCCTGTTAAGCAAAGTAACAAAACTAAATGA
- a CDS encoding S8 family peptidase, with amino-acid sequence MAAGNGRASNGRYRGVASQSELIIVKLGTSIGDSFPRTTQLMQGIDYCVKRAIELNMPLAINISFGNNYGSHSGNSLLENYINDIANRWKMNIVIGTGNEGSAGKHTGGILSNAPAAPREIIELAVGEYEFTFNLQIWKNFYDQFEIVITSPGGTRVGPIPERLGTQRFRIGPTEIYLYYGEPLPYNIQQEIYIEFIPVTDYVESGIWTIELVPRNIVVGNYDMWLPSGGVLNPQTNFLRPTEQTTLTIPSTAERAISVGAYDAYNDSLAFFSGRGFPRNDSSIKPDLVAPGVNITSASPGGGYTSRSGTSMATPFVTGSVALMMEWGIVNGNDPYMYGEKMKAYLIAGARKLSFEQVYPNPTFGFGALCLRETFQLTQ; translated from the coding sequence ATCGCTGCTGGCAACGGCAGAGCAAGCAACGGCAGATACCGGGGGGTTGCCTCACAAAGCGAATTAATAATTGTAAAACTTGGTACCTCCATTGGCGACTCCTTTCCCCGTACCACACAATTAATGCAGGGAATAGATTATTGCGTCAAGCGTGCCATTGAATTAAATATGCCCTTAGCCATCAACATTAGTTTTGGGAATAATTACGGTTCTCATAGTGGTAATTCCCTTCTTGAGAATTATATCAACGACATTGCAAACCGTTGGAAAATGAACATAGTAATTGGTACTGGTAACGAAGGATCTGCCGGTAAGCATACCGGAGGTATATTAAGCAATGCACCCGCTGCTCCCAGAGAAATTATTGAACTTGCAGTAGGGGAATATGAATTTACATTTAATTTACAAATCTGGAAAAATTTTTATGACCAATTTGAGATTGTGATTACATCCCCGGGAGGCACTCGTGTGGGACCAATTCCCGAACGACTTGGTACTCAAAGATTCCGTATCGGACCAACAGAAATATACCTTTATTACGGTGAACCCCTGCCCTATAATATACAGCAGGAAATATATATAGAATTTATTCCGGTAACAGATTATGTAGAATCGGGAATTTGGACGATAGAATTAGTTCCAAGAAATATTGTAGTAGGTAATTATGATATGTGGCTTCCCTCCGGTGGTGTATTAAATCCTCAGACTAACTTTTTAAGGCCAACCGAGCAGACTACTTTAACCATTCCTTCTACGGCAGAACGTGCTATCTCAGTTGGTGCCTATGACGCTTACAATGACAGTCTTGCCTTTTTTTCCGGCAGAGGCTTCCCCAGAAATGATTCTTCAATCAAGCCGGATTTAGTAGCTCCTGGTGTAAATATTACTTCTGCTTCCCCGGGCGGCGGGTATACCAGTCGCTCCGGCACCTCCATGGCTACCCCTTTTGTCACCGGAAGTGTAGCGCTTATGATGGAATGGGGTATTGTAAACGGGAATGACCCTTATATGTATGGCGAAAAAATGAAAGCGTATCTTATTGCAGGTGCCAGAAAACTTAGCTTTGAACAGGTCTATCCCAATCCTACCTTTGGCTTTGGCGCCTTGTGCTTAAGAGAGACTTTTCAGCTGACACAATAA
- a CDS encoding linear amide C-N hydrolase, translating to MCTAITLQSRQHENFFGRTMDFSYDIEPYLYVVPKNYAWTNVITMNTIHDCYSFMGIGQESQGMLGFFDGVNEHGFAAAALYFAGYASYDTNTNCKEKEYIPSLDFLHYMLGQCGSVKELVKRLPNISIVGFPDPVTQIAAPLHWMATDKSGECIVVEQTENGLQCFQNPIGVMANSPDFPWHLTNLRNYIELSQTQTGEACWGQFPLRPFGQAGGTMLLPGGYTSPERFVRTAYQKTHIELPKSRSETIVACFHLVESVSIPKGLVITDRGTYDYTKYTAFVNTTTCEYFFRTYNKNQITSASLWDYYKHSKELICLGKITEPVAFEKM from the coding sequence ATGTGTACCGCAATAACACTCCAATCCAGACAACATGAGAATTTTTTCGGCAGAACCATGGATTTTTCTTACGATATTGAACCATATCTTTATGTAGTACCAAAGAATTACGCCTGGACAAATGTTATAACCATGAATACGATTCATGATTGTTACAGTTTTATGGGAATCGGTCAGGAGAGTCAAGGAATGCTAGGCTTTTTTGACGGAGTGAATGAACATGGTTTTGCAGCCGCAGCCTTATACTTTGCAGGTTATGCCAGTTATGATACTAATACAAATTGTAAGGAAAAAGAATATATTCCATCTCTTGATTTCCTTCATTATATGTTAGGTCAATGCGGCTCTGTTAAGGAGCTTGTAAAACGACTTCCAAATATATCAATTGTTGGTTTTCCTGACCCTGTAACCCAGATAGCAGCACCTCTGCATTGGATGGCAACCGATAAAAGTGGCGAATGTATTGTTGTAGAACAAACAGAAAACGGACTTCAATGTTTTCAAAATCCTATAGGTGTCATGGCTAATAGCCCGGACTTTCCATGGCATCTGACTAATCTTAGAAATTACATAGAACTTTCTCAAACCCAAACCGGGGAAGCCTGTTGGGGACAGTTCCCCCTAAGACCCTTTGGTCAGGCGGGCGGTACTATGCTGTTGCCCGGAGGCTACACTTCACCCGAACGTTTTGTCAGAACTGCTTACCAAAAAACTCATATCGAACTGCCGAAAAGCCGTTCCGAAACCATAGTCGCTTGTTTTCACCTTGTGGAATCGGTTTCTATTCCCAAAGGCTTGGTTATAACGGACAGAGGCACTTACGATTATACAAAATACACTGCCTTTGTGAATACCACTACCTGTGAATATTTTTTCAGAACTTATAACAAGAATCAGATTACCTCTGCAAGTCTTTGGGATTATTACAAACACAGCAAGGAATTAATTTGTCTGGGTAAAATAACGGAACCGGTAGCTTTTGAAAAAATGTAA
- a CDS encoding NAD(P)-dependent oxidoreductase has product MPIHVVNEAKRCLNCKKPQCRIGCPIETPIPHMIELFLKGEMLEAGDEVFKNNPLSVVCSLICDHDKQCEGHCILNKKGSPVHISSIENYISDAYFDRMKIDIPEKNGMKSAIIGSGPAGITIAVLLASKGYDVTIFEGKEKIGGVLRYGIPDFRLPKTILERYKVKLKEMGIKIRPNTVIGLSITIDDLIKDGYKSIFIGTGVWKPNSLRIKGETLGHVHFAINYLTNPDVYDLGKNVIIIGAGNSAMDVARTVIRKGSSNVTVFSRTPVASASPREVEYATIEGVKFEYETAAVEITDEGVVFRKIKVDEYENVIWEDEETFFREADSVIISISQGPRNRIITTTSGIEVSERGLVVTDGKGETTRAGIFASGDVVQGAKTVVEAVKYSKMVADEMDKYMKKNSGAGEIYTKE; this is encoded by the coding sequence ATGCCTATACATGTAGTAAATGAAGCGAAAAGATGTTTAAATTGTAAAAAACCCCAATGCCGAATCGGATGTCCAATCGAAACACCCATTCCTCATATGATAGAGCTCTTTTTAAAAGGGGAGATGCTGGAAGCGGGAGACGAAGTATTTAAAAACAATCCTTTATCCGTTGTATGTTCTCTTATCTGTGACCATGATAAGCAGTGTGAAGGTCATTGCATCTTAAATAAAAAGGGTTCACCGGTGCACATCAGCAGTATTGAAAATTACATATCTGATGCATATTTTGACCGAATGAAGATAGACATTCCAGAGAAAAATGGAATGAAATCTGCCATTATCGGCTCTGGTCCGGCAGGAATAACCATTGCTGTTTTATTGGCTTCAAAAGGATATGATGTTACTATATTCGAAGGAAAAGAGAAAATAGGCGGGGTACTTCGCTATGGTATACCAGATTTTCGTTTGCCCAAGACAATATTAGAACGCTACAAGGTTAAGTTAAAGGAGATGGGTATAAAAATACGACCTAATACTGTAATAGGACTAAGTATTACTATTGATGATTTAATAAAGGACGGATATAAATCCATATTCATCGGAACCGGAGTCTGGAAGCCTAACAGTCTAAGAATTAAAGGTGAAACCCTAGGACACGTTCACTTTGCCATAAATTATCTTACAAATCCAGATGTGTATGACTTGGGGAAAAATGTAATTATTATAGGTGCCGGTAATTCAGCTATGGATGTGGCAAGAACTGTAATCAGAAAAGGAAGTTCTAATGTTACAGTATTCTCAAGAACTCCGGTTGCCTCTGCCAGTCCCAGAGAAGTTGAATATGCAACCATTGAGGGTGTAAAATTCGAATACGAAACTGCTGCCGTTGAAATAACCGATGAGGGTGTAGTTTTCCGTAAGATAAAGGTAGACGAGTATGAAAATGTAATCTGGGAGGATGAAGAAACCTTCTTTAGAGAAGCGGATTCGGTTATTATATCCATCAGTCAAGGACCAAGAAATCGTATTATAACCACCACCTCAGGAATTGAAGTAAGTGAAAGAGGGCTTGTAGTAACGGATGGTAAGGGAGAGACAACAAGAGCCGGCATCTTTGCTTCCGGAGACGTGGTACAAGGCGCAAAAACAGTTGTGGAAGCAGTTAAGTATTCCAAAATGGTAGCGGATGAAATGGACAAATATATGAAGAAGAACAGTGGGGCTGGCGAGATTTACACGAAAGAATAA
- a CDS encoding MerR family transcriptional regulator codes for MPSMNKQYFTTSEFAEICGVTKHTLFHYDEIGILKPELVKPNGYRYYSIKQFYLYDMIFILKQAGTSLSEIKDYVMDQNPNHFLAILKQKEQRLKDEIRKMTRMRKKVISAIDKTEEALRSLYGVPYIEECEEEYFIVVKISGYDNDKEELQKIREHFEYCDEQSSDCDLLMGAIVSLDNLITGIYDKPDYYSNKIKHKVKSNRLRIKTKGTYAVVIHKGAYKELSKSYEKLKDYIVEKNMQIDGDAYENDMLSYLAAVDPNEFVVKISIPVRPV; via the coding sequence ATGCCAAGTATGAATAAGCAATATTTTACAACAAGTGAATTTGCAGAGATATGCGGTGTTACCAAGCATACGCTGTTTCATTATGATGAAATAGGAATCCTAAAACCAGAACTGGTTAAACCAAATGGTTACAGGTATTATTCAATCAAACAGTTTTATTTATATGATATGATTTTTATACTAAAGCAGGCAGGAACTTCATTAAGTGAAATAAAGGATTACGTAATGGATCAGAATCCCAATCATTTTCTTGCGATATTAAAACAAAAAGAGCAGCGGTTAAAAGATGAAATAAGAAAAATGACCCGCATGCGGAAGAAAGTAATATCCGCTATCGATAAGACAGAAGAAGCATTACGCTCTTTATATGGTGTTCCTTACATAGAAGAGTGTGAAGAAGAGTATTTTATCGTTGTTAAAATATCCGGGTATGACAATGATAAAGAAGAACTGCAAAAGATACGTGAACATTTCGAATATTGTGATGAACAAAGCAGTGACTGTGATTTACTTATGGGAGCTATCGTTAGTTTGGATAACCTAATAACGGGTATTTATGATAAACCGGATTATTACAGCAACAAAATAAAGCACAAAGTGAAAAGCAACCGTTTACGGATTAAAACAAAAGGTACTTATGCAGTTGTTATTCATAAAGGTGCTTATAAAGAATTGTCTAAATCCTATGAAAAGCTAAAAGATTATATTGTTGAAAAAAACATGCAGATAGATGGTGATGCTTATGAAAATGATATGCTAAGTTATCTTGCTGCGGTTGATCCAAATGAATTTGTAGTTAAGATATCAATTCCGGTAAGACCGGTTTAA
- a CDS encoding ABC transporter ATP-binding protein: MSKLLRYLKPHKKILVGAIIFLFFNNFSAMFLPTLTANLINVGVANSDIDYIYRISMLMFIVAVLGGLSSIISAILSSRVTASFSRDLREAVFIKAQQYSLNDFQTIGTASMITRCTNDITIIQRSGMMFLRVILPAPVMTVVGLTLAFKTNAKMAFFFVAVIVIFGIMAYIIGRKAVPLFRKIQMRMDRLTYVLREGITGVRVIRAFNREEFEKQRFKDSCKDYKDIAVKTNKIFAILIPFLFLILDLSVASIIWFGGIQVSNGSMEIGSIFALIEYLTIILFCSVMAVMGFMEIPRALSSASRINEILNLTPEINDQSVNITENTQKGTLEFRDVMFQYPNAEEPVLSHITFTAKPGQTTAIIGGTGSGKSTVANLIPHFFHIQKGEILLNGINIADYPQKSLRDKIGFIPQKAFLFRGTIESNIRFGKEDATMEEIQAAAKTAQAHEFILGLEDGYKSYVAQSGSNLSGGQKQRVAIARALLKKPEVYVFDDSFSALDFKTDAMLRKALRNEVKEAAVVIVAQRISTILDADQIIVLDEGKMAGMGRHEELMKTCTIYQQIAATQLSEDELSKKEDKDYEKK, from the coding sequence ATGAGTAAATTACTACGTTACTTAAAACCACATAAAAAAATACTGGTAGGTGCTATCATATTTTTATTTTTTAATAATTTCAGTGCAATGTTTTTGCCAACACTGACAGCCAATCTCATCAATGTCGGCGTTGCCAACAGTGACATTGATTATATTTACCGCATAAGTATGCTTATGTTTATTGTTGCTGTTTTAGGCGGATTAAGTTCTATTATCTCTGCTATATTATCATCAAGAGTTACGGCTTCCTTTTCAAGAGATTTAAGAGAGGCCGTTTTTATAAAAGCACAGCAGTACTCCTTAAATGATTTTCAAACAATCGGCACAGCTTCTATGATAACCCGCTGTACGAATGATATTACCATTATACAAAGGTCGGGAATGATGTTTTTAAGGGTTATACTGCCGGCACCTGTTATGACAGTGGTTGGGCTTACCCTAGCCTTTAAAACCAATGCAAAAATGGCCTTTTTCTTTGTAGCTGTTATTGTAATTTTCGGAATTATGGCATATATTATAGGCCGTAAAGCAGTTCCTTTATTTCGGAAGATTCAGATGAGAATGGACCGGCTGACATATGTCTTACGTGAAGGAATTACCGGCGTTCGCGTTATTCGTGCCTTCAATCGGGAAGAATTTGAGAAACAAAGATTTAAGGATTCCTGTAAAGATTACAAAGATATCGCTGTTAAAACCAATAAAATATTTGCCATCCTAATCCCTTTTCTTTTCCTTATACTGGATTTAAGTGTTGCTTCTATCATTTGGTTTGGAGGTATCCAGGTATCAAATGGCTCAATGGAAATCGGCAGTATCTTTGCTCTAATTGAATACCTGACTATCATCTTATTTTGTAGTGTCATGGCAGTGATGGGATTTATGGAAATTCCCAGGGCATTAAGTAGTGCTTCAAGGATTAATGAAATACTTAACCTCACTCCTGAAATAAATGATCAGTCTGTAAACATTACAGAAAACACCCAAAAAGGAACGCTTGAATTCCGTGATGTTATGTTCCAGTATCCCAATGCAGAAGAACCTGTGTTAAGCCACATTACCTTTACTGCAAAACCCGGACAAACTACTGCAATTATTGGAGGTACTGGCTCTGGTAAATCAACAGTTGCAAATTTAATTCCCCATTTCTTTCATATTCAAAAAGGGGAAATTCTATTAAACGGTATTAACATAGCAGATTATCCTCAGAAATCCCTCCGAGATAAGATAGGCTTTATTCCTCAAAAAGCATTTTTATTTAGAGGTACGATTGAAAGCAATATCCGATTTGGAAAAGAGGATGCTACCATGGAAGAAATACAAGCCGCTGCTAAAACTGCTCAGGCTCATGAATTTATTCTGGGCTTAGAGGATGGTTATAAGTCTTATGTTGCCCAATCAGGTTCTAACCTCTCCGGCGGACAAAAACAAAGGGTCGCTATTGCTCGGGCACTGCTTAAAAAACCTGAGGTTTATGTATTTGACGACAGCTTCTCCGCCCTTGATTTTAAAACAGATGCTATGTTAAGAAAAGCACTACGTAACGAAGTAAAAGAAGCTGCTGTCGTGATTGTAGCTCAGCGAATCAGTACAATTTTAGACGCAGACCAGATTATTGTTTTAGATGAAGGTAAAATGGCAGGTATGGGCCGTCATGAAGAACTCATGAAAACCTGTACTATATATCAGCAGATAGCTGCTACTCAATTAAGTGAAGACGAATTGTCCAAAAAGGAGGACAAGGATTATGAAAAAAAATAA